In Bubalus bubalis isolate 160015118507 breed Murrah chromosome 20, NDDB_SH_1, whole genome shotgun sequence, the sequence gagtcggacacgactgaagtgacttagcagcagcagcagcagagaaagcaagggaattccagaaaaacatctacttctgtttcactgactatgctaaagcctttgactgtgtggaaaattcttaaagagatgggaataccagaccatcttacctgtcttctgagaaaccttgtgtgagggtcaagaagcaagagttagaaccttacatggaacaattgactggttcaaaattggaaaaagaatatggcaaggctgtttattgttatcttgcttatttaacttacatgcagagtacatcatgtgaaatgctggactggatgaatcacaagctggaatcaagattgctgggagaaatatcaacaacctcagataaggagatgacaccaccctaatggtagaaagtgattaggaacttaagagcctcttgaagagggtgaaagaagacagtgaaaaaggcagcttaaaactcaatattaaaaaaactaagatccatgacatctggtcccattacttcatggaaaatagaaggggaataggtggaagtagtgacagatttcctcttcttgggctctaaaatcactgtggactgcgGCCATGAagttagaagacaattgcttcttggcaggaaaactatgacaaacctagacagtatattaaaaagcaaagccatcactttgctgacaaaggcctgtgtaattaaagctatggtttttccagtagtcatgtacggatgtgaaagttggaccataaagaaggccaagagccgaagaattgatgcttccaaactgtggtgctacagaagactcttttgagtcccttggacagcaaggaaatcaaaccagtcaatactaaaggaaatcaactctgaatattcattggaagaactgatgctaaagctgaagctccaatactttggccacctgatgcaaacagcccaatgaaaagaccctgatactgggaaagattgaaagcagaaggagaagagggtgacagaggatgagatggttgaatagcattggattcaatggacatgaacttgggcaaactccgggagatggtgagagagagggaggcctggcatgccatagcctgtgggatcacaaacagtcagacacaacttggcaactgatcACACAAATACTTTTTATACcagacaaagattttaaattgaCTGTCTTaaaaacattcaaagaagaagaaaaaaaaaaaatacttcaaagaGCTGAAGGAACCATGAAAGGAACTAAAGCAAATCAGaacaatatatgaaaatgtaGAGAATGTCTATaaagagatgcaaattaaaattctGGAACTGAAAAGCACAATAACAGACATGAAAATTTCAATAGAGAATTTCAACAGTAGATATGACTAGGCaaaggaaagaatcagtgaacttggtgggaaaataaaataattcagtctgaagagtagaaaggaaaaaagaatgaagaaaaatgaacacaatTTAAGGGACCTATGAGATACTATCAAATGTACTAACATATGCATTAAGGGAGtcacaaaaggagaagaaagaagggtcagaaaaaaatacttgaagaaataatggctaaaaagatcccaaatttgatgaaacatcagatcagatcagatcagatcagtcgcgcagtcgtgtcggactctttgagaccccatgaattgcagcatgccaggcctccctgtccatcaccaactcccggagttcactgagacccacgtccatcgagtcagtgatgccatccagccatctcatcctctgttgtccccttctcctcttgcccccaatccctcccagcatcagagtcttttccaacgagtcaactcttcgcatgaagtggccaaagtactggagtttcagctttagcatcattccttccacagaacacccaggactgatctccttcagaatggactggttggatctccttgcagtccaggggactctcaagagtcttctccaacaccacagttcaaaagcatcaattcttcggtgctcagccttcttcacagtccaactctcacatccacacatgaccacaggaaaaaccatagccaaatAACAAAGAAGCCCAACAAACTCCCAAATAGTCTCAAAGAGATCCACACTGAGACACACTACAACCAAACTGTCAAGGGCCAAAGACAAAATCTAGAAAGCAGCGAGACAGAAGTGATGACTTACGGAGAAGTGATTTTTCAATGAGATTAATGCCCAATTTCTCATCAGCAACCATAGAGGCAGTGGCAtgacatattcaaagtgctgaaagaaaaagatcTGGCAACCAAAAACTATATATCTGGTAAAACTGCCCtccaaaaatgaagaaataaatatgttcccagataaacaaaagctaGGGGAATTAATCATTGTTACTGCCCTGTAGAcctgccctgggcttccctggtggctcagcagtagagaattcacctgaaatgcagaagCCACGGGACTTGAAgttttgatccctgcattgggaagatcccctggaggagggcacggcaacccactccagtattacttgcctggaaaatcccatggacagaagagactgggggctacagtccatagtgtcacagagtcggacacaactgaagtgactgagttcagcacagcacacagaccTGTCCTACTAGAAATGCTAAGGAGAATCCTTTAAGTTGAAACACAAAGACACCAGATGGCAACTTGAagccaaatgaagaaaacaaaatcgcTGGTCAAAATAACCACATAGATAATTATAAAATCTAGTAGTATTTGTATTTTtggcttttaatttctttttgtttctcatatggtttaaaagacaaatgcataaaacaataattataacCTATGTCAATGGACACACATGTATAAAGGTGTAATTTGTGACAGTAACAAGGTGGGCAATGGAACTAGATAGGAGCAGAGTTAATGTATAATGTTGAGGCTACATTGATATGTATTCAAAGTATATTGTTATAAATTTAGGGCATTAACCATGGTAACCATTAAGaaagtaactttaaaatatacagaacagGAAATGAAGAGGTATTAAAAATAGCACACTAGGGAAAAAAGTGATCAAACACAATAGAAGGCAattttgaagaaacagaaaatacataaaacaaataaaaaccaagtAGCAAAATGGCAAAAGTAAGTCCCTCATTATCAGCAATCACTTCAATTGTAAGTGGATTAAACtaaccaattaaaagacagattggaagaatgaatttaaaaatatggtcTAACTCCATGTAGCTTGCAAGAGACTCCCTTTAGATCCACAGACAAAAATGGTTGAAAATGAAACAATGGAAGAAGATGTGCTATGTAAATAGTAATCAAGAGGAAATTGGAATGGTTATAACAATactagataaaatagattttaagtgaaaaattgtTAAAAGAGACAACATTATATATTGACAAAAGATCAATTAAGAAGACATAACACACCAAACATCAGaactccaaaatatatgaagcaacaTTGAAAGAATTGAGGAGAGaaatagttttataaaaatagttGGATACCTCAATATCTTACTTTCAGTAGTAAATAGTACATCTATAAACCAATTAGACTACACATACTCCTCAAGGGCATATGAAGAATTCCCTAGGATAGACAATAGGTTAGGCCATAAAACATttctcaatacattttaaaagactgaaataatacttcagcaatacatgagccgtaaacttcaagatgttcaagctggttttagaaaaggcagaggaaccagagatcaaattgccaacatccactggatcatggaaaaaggaagagagttccagaaaaatatctatttctgctttattgactatgccaaagcctttgactgtacggatcacaataaactgtggaaaattctgaaagagatgggaataccagaacacctgacctgcctcttgagaaatttgtatgcaggtcaggaagcaacagctaaaacggacatggaacaacagactggttccaaataggaaaaggagtacatcaaggctgtatattgtcaccctgcttatttaacttctatgcagactacatcatgagaaactctgggctagaagaagcacaagctggaatcaagattgccgggagaaatatcaataacctcagatacgcagatgacaccacacttatggcagaaagtgaagaggaactaaaaagcctcttgatgtaagtaaaagaggagagtgaaaaagttggcttaaagctcaacattcagaaaatgaagatcatggcatcttgtcccatcatttcatggcaaatagatggggaaacagtggaaatagtgtcagattttattttggggggcaccaaaatcactgcagatggtgattgcacccatgaaattaaaagacacttactccttggaaggaaagttatgacctacctaaatagcatattcaaaagcagagacattactttgccaacaaaggtccatctagtcaaggctatggtttttccagtggtcatgtacggttgtgaaagttcgactgtgaagaaagctgagcaccgaagacttgatgcttttgaactgtggtgttggagaagactcttgagagtcccctggactgcaaggagatccaatcagtccatcctaagggagatcagtcctgggtgttctttggaaggactgaggctaaagctgaaactccaatactttggccacctcatgtgaagagttgactcattggaaaagactctgatgctgggagggattgggggcaggaagagaaggggacgacagaggatgagatggctggatggcatcaccgactcgatgaacatgagtctgagtgaactccgggagttggtgatggacagggaggcctggcatgctgcaattcatggggtcacaaagagtcagacacgactgagcgactgaactgaactaaactgaatacaaattatcttttttaaccACAGTGAAAGGAAGCTAGGAATgaataacaaaaggaaaactggaaaattcacaaacatggaaatatatggaaattaaacaacacaatcTTAAGTAACTAGTGGGCCTAAGAAGAAATTATAAGAAAGGTTAGAAAGTACTTTGagataagtgaaaatgaaaatacaacataccaaaTGTATAAGATGCTGTAAAAGTAATgttcagagaaaaatatataactatGAATGAGTTAAAGAAGAAATATTCCTAACCAACAATACAACTTTCAGcctaacaaaactaaaaatagatcaaACCACTCAAGCCAGCAGATATAAGGAAATACTAAAGATTAGAggcaaataatcaaaataaaaagaatcaacaaaccaaaagttggttctttgaaaagatcaatagaattgataaacttttagctagaccaacaaaaaaagagagagagaagattcacattactaaaatcagaaattaaaaaaagaggacaTTACTACCAAcctcagagaaattaaaagaattctTAGAGAATACTATCAATGTTTGCACaccaacaaattagataaaatCAAGATGAAATGAACAGTTCCCCGGAAATACAGAAATAACCAAAgctcattcaaaaataaataggaaatctAATCAGACTTATGATAATAAAGAGATTGAACCAAAAATCAAAAACCTTCTAACAAAGAAAATCCTAGGCTACCCTGGtgaattctataaaacatttaaagaataattaacgCTAGTCTTACCCAGTAttgtttcaaaaaattaaagaaggggGTACACTTCCTAATACTTCCTACTATCATCCCAAGTATTTTAAATGCACTGCCTATGATAATTATCTGTGAGACATAAGCAAATGagtaatatttttcctttctactttccaaattttcttaaTGAACATATACTACACAAAAATAACaaagctaattttattttaaaaatttctactgGTGGGCAAACtaagttcaaaaaaataaaggttCGATAAATGTATTTGGTTTTATAAGGAGGATATTTACCCTGGAATTACATCTTTTGATGCATAATATTCCTCAGAAATAAAGTATAGACTACGTCAATATAGACACTTAAATCCCCAGACTCTAACCACTGACAGATTCTCTGTTGTTCTTGAACAGGGCTGGGTTTGGACTATTTAGAAAGAACTGTCCTTTATTTCCATACAGCAAGGTCTTCAGCAGAGTTTGTTCAGCCAGTGTGAGCCTCTAATGTGCCTGGGCTGCTAAATCTGAAGTGTGGCCCTCAGGACACAGCACAGACAATACTCAAAGGACAATTATTGGTCTTTGGTCACCCAGCATGCTTTCCTACTTCACATGGCATGGGCAACTTAGTAATCCAAACTTCCTTTGGCGAACCAGCCCTTTCCCTGTCTTAGTTCAGATGGTTTAGGTGGAACCCACCCCAGCCTACTCAAAAGAGGAATGACCTAGACTTACATCAATCTGTAGATTCAGTTTCTAGAGCCATAGTGATTCGTTAAATTAGGCCAATAAATGTCGAGTGCAGTACATTTGTTTGCAAAACACGGCAAGAGAAATGGACTCTCACTCTGagcatttgtaattttttaaaatggtgggggtcttttggtttttggtttttttaatttattttaattggaggctaattactttacgatattgtagtggttttgccatacattgacatgaatcagccatgggtgtacatgtgttagaAAGGAAGTTAAGATGATGAGTGGATGACTATATGGATTTAGTAGGTGGCAGTCCAGCTCTGTGCATCCCTGGACCACAGCCCTTCCCATGCTGCACTCTGGTCATGGATGTTTCTTTCTCCTCCAGCAGATGGTCAGCTCTCTAAGGGAAGGAGAGGCATCTCCAGTGTGTTTGGTCATAACACAGAGAAGAGCTTAAACCCACATCTGCTCAAGAAATTATTGTGTGGACTTAGCAGCATGGAAATGAGGCCCTGATGGTTCTACCACTGGGGACTCCGGTTTCTGGGCTCTACTACCTCTACTGGTCGATACCACACCCTACAGTCCCCACCTTGTACTCTTGGGTTCCTGCTCTGGGCTGGAACAAGTGGTCTGCTCTGAGTCATCATTTGTGGGTACTGGTGTGGTCACTGTATGTTTCTCACACAACCACCCAGAGAACGTCATCAGGCagatggagtgggggtggggcaagCTTTCATAGAAAGCTTTTAGGATGAAGCGTCGCAAATCCAGAGGGGAACACGAGATCACTGAGTCCACTGACACTGCGTTTCTCTCCAAGAGACTGGGGGATCTGAAAGAGAGCCAGGAGGTAGCGCCAGCATCTCCATCCTGAGCAGTCTTTCTAGGAAGATGAAGCCTCTCCTGCTCCTGGTGGCCTTTCTCCTGACACCCAGGGCAAAGGCAGGTGAGTGACCATCCCCATCCTAGGGGCCCAACCCCAtcccccaggtggcacagaggtccTGCCCATTCTGCATGTCCCTGATCTAGCTATCCACCAGGCAGGAACATTCAGAACACCAGCTGCCATCCCACCTCATACCAGGGAGTACGATGCTGGATAAACCACCAGCAGGAACAACAGAGCAAAGCCTGCTCTCAAGAGGAGCCAGTGGGtaccagcccctcctccagccctacCTCTGCCATCTGGAAAGTGGAAATTTCCCAGAAGTGATGGCAGATGGTCGCaaactggagaaaagaaaatactaaattgCCCCTGAAGAGGGCAGAGTGGGTCTGGCCTCTGCTTCTAGTTACCTCAGCATCTGCTTGGCAGACCCTGGAGTTGgtgcctctgtgtgtgctcaATCCCTAGGACCCACAGGCCCTTTACCCAACTTGACTTCCCTTCCCAGGCCATCAGGGGCTTCTCTCTTTCAAGGATGAAGCCAATGTTTGGTAGACCTGAACTGCTCTGCTTCCCAGAAGCCCACTAGCACTGGCCATACCAACAGCCCCCACCCAGAGGCCCATTGTGAGCAGGGAGGATGCAGGAGGGGCGTGGTCACTCCTTCATGCAGCCAACAAATACTCATTGTGCACTTACTACCAGTCAGGCCCTGGGAAGGAGGCTATGGTGACATCTAGGTCCCTACTCTGAATTCCTGTGCCCTGGAAAACAGGGCTATCCTGAATAAAAGAGGGTAATGGGGCCCTTAGAAACTCACCTGGAATGAAGCACAGGTGGGGGAGGAATTTTCAGAAGCCTCTAGGACTTTGCTATCCCTAGGACaggtatgaaaagtgaaagtgttagtcactcagtcctgtctgactctttgagactccaaggactgtagcccaccagtctcctctgtccatggaattctccaggcaagaatactggagtgggttgccattctctgctccaggagatcttcccagcccagatatcgaacctgagtctcctgcattgcaggcagattctatgcTCACCTGCAATTATGTGTGGGAGACAGATTCGCAGACCCAGACAGCTGCTCTGTTCTAGAGGAGGAAGTTGAGCCCCCTTCCCAgcctcctcctgccccaccaACTCCAGGCCAGGCTGGACTCCCCAGTGCCCAGCAGTCCTGAACATGAAGCCGATGCCAACAAGGTACACTCAGTGGGGGCACACAAGCAGAACAGCCCTTTTCCTTCAGGGGAGATCATCGGGGGCCATGAAGCCAAGCCCCACTCCCGCCCCTACATGGCCTATCTTCAATACTGGAATCAGGATGTCCGGAGAAGGTGCGGTGGGTTCCTGGTTCGACAGGACTTCGTGCTGACAGCCGCTCACTGCCACGGAAGGTGAGGAGCAGCAGGTAGCCCGTACCTTTCTGAACACCCTTGCAAGGGAGCCCTGCCTTTTTTCTCCAGGAGCAACCAGGCTGTTAGGAACATTGAGCCAGGAGGGCTCCTGGGAGGGCAAGAAAGAGGGCGGCAGGAGAGTGAGAGGGTGAGAAAGAGGGAAGGTCACTGCCGGAGGCGTTCCTGAAGTGAGAGAGATGAGACATAGGGCGCGCCTGGATATCAGAATGCAAACCAATGCAACTTCACATGTGTTCCTAGGGCTAACTGCCCATGGAGAACAGCTGTGCTCTTCCCAGTGGCTCCAGAATCTGACCTTGGCTGCCAAGAAACAGACAGTACAGACAGCTTAGCCCCCAGGGCCCTCCTGGTACCCGCACTTCCCCTCAGTGGGAGCCTTGCCCTGGAGTCACCTGCCCTTCATGGCTCCAGGGCTGTAAACCCTGAGGCTGTGACCCCCATCTCCTGCTCTGTGCAGCTCAATCAACGTCACCCTGGGGGCCCACAACATCAAACAGCAGGAGAGGACCCAGCAGGTCATCCTGGTGAGAACAGCCATCAGCCACCCAGACTATAATCCTAAGACCTTCTCCAATGACATCATGTTATTAAAGGTAAACCGCCCTGCTTCTCATGCCCTCCTGGGATCAGCTCGTTTTCCCTCCCAGGACCTCCTACCCCTTTCTTCCCTCTCATCCTGGCCGCCTGACCCGTCCCTGTggctcaggagagaggggagacaCATCAGCATCATTGCCGTGTCCAGGCTCAGGGACCACTGGCTGAGCCAGACTCTTGTCTCTTCCCATAGCTGGAGAGAGAGGCCAAGCAGACATCAGCTGTGAAGCCCCTCAGTCTGCCCAGGGCCAAGGCCCGGGTGAAGCCAGGACAGACGTGCAGCGTGGCCGGCTGGGGGCGGGACTCCACGGGCACCTACGCTGACACACTGCAGGAGGTAAAGCTGACCGTGCAGGAGGATGGAAAGTGTGAGGCCTACTTACACGACTATTATAACCGCGCCATCCAGCTGTGTGTGGGGGacccaaagacaaagaaagctTCCTTTCAGGTGAGAATCACAGCCTACCTTGCTTGGATCTGGGGAGAAGGGTGTTGGCAGAAGATCTGGGACCTGGGGACCGCCTCACCCTCTAGGCTTGGGACCTCTCTCCAGGAGTAAAATGGGGAACAGCCGGAGCAGGGAGGACCTAGAGTCTCTGCAAGCCACACAAGACCTGCAGTGAATCCCAACCTGGCACTCCTCTGGAAGGGAGAATCTGCCACGCACTGAGGCTCAGGTGTTAGAAAACCAGGCTTCCTGAGTGGGAGGTGGTTCAGTCCAGGTGCCTGCTCAGAGCTGGAACCCACCTGCTTACTGAGCTCCCCCTCCCTGATGAGTGTCAGCCCCCTCACCTGCTTCCCTGTCCTAACAGCAGCCTGGAGCCAGTAGCCCCCAGCATCTAGAGAGAGAGGGGACAGAGACCTGGGGGCAGAGAAGGAGCTGCCCCCTGGGGGAAGTGAAGCAGGGACAATGTCCAGTCAGGGCTTGGCAGCCGGGGGCCCATAGACCTGCCTTGCTCACTTGTCTCACACATGGAGGCCTTGCGAAGTGGCCTTCTCAGAGAGGGGTCTTGAAATGGCAGGGTGGGAGAGAGGGCAGGACCAGGAGGAGAGCAGACTCAgtccttccccttctctgtccTCAGGGGGACTCCGGGGGCCCTCTCGTGTGTGACAATGTGGCCCAGGGCATTGTCTCTTATGGAAAAAGTGATGGATCAACTCCACGGGCCTTCACCAAAGTCTCAAGTTTCCTGCCCTGGATAAAGAAAACCATGAAAAGCCTCTGACTGCAGGAACCAGACCATCTCTCCTGGGGCTGATCCAGAATCACACTGCGGGGTTGGGGGTGCCCACAGCTCAATAAATGTCTCTCAGCAGAGCTCGAAGGGCTGGTTGCTTGTTTATTCTCTGACTCTTATTCACGTGCATCTAGTCTGTGCTTAGAAAGGCAATGACAGGATTCTGCTGttttctgcttcctcctctccccccTCCCACCATCTCTTCCCCTAAACCCCATGCAAAGCTGTCACCCAGGTCTGCTTACCCACACCTGTCTTCCAGGGCCGGCCCTCCCGCCAGGGCTGAAGCTGAGCACCATCAGGGAAAAACATGAACCTCTCTGGTCCTGGGGCTCAGGGTGAGCTCCTTAGCTCCTTGCTCTGTGTACATGGCAGGGAGGAGTGGGTCACACCATGGGTCCCCAACACCAAGAGCACAGCCTGGGGCTTCAGCTCCAGGACAGAGACCCTCCTACTGGGGAGGGGGGCTACCTGAGCTGACCTTTAACCCCCACAGCCAGGGGAGCTGGTCCAGAGCTGGGCTGGTCTCCTGAGAAGCCCCTCCATCTCACCCAGGCTGAGTGTcctgctctgccctcctcagagcccagggccccagctctgtctccagtctcctctgccaccccttctccatcCCTGCCCATCACTGCACATCCTCAGCAGGGCCACCATCTCCTGTCCCCTCAAGACCACACTGATCTCTGCTGAGCCCTTCCTCATATCCTTCCCACCCTGCATACCCGAGTCCCATGGGGTTCCAACAGGGCCTCACCACTGACGTACCAGCCCAGCTCATGCCTTGGCAGAGAGGGATCAGAGGGACCAGGCCTGTGCTGTACTGGGCAAGTCCAGATAGCTGGGCCCCATCTCTCACCTGGGCAGGGCCAGCTCAACCCCTCACATGCAGCCCAGTGTCCCCCATGTGCTCAGGGTCCTCTGgctcctgatggctcagtagccTGAGTCCCTGTCAGCCTGTCCCTTTAGGTACTGGCGGCCTCTGGGCCAAGAATCCCTGCTGGTCACCTGGGACCTTTTGAGTTAGAAAGGGATCCTGTCTTTAGTAGGACTGAAAAGTGCATTGGTTTTCATCCGTCAACACAAATGCTGATGGAACCCCTACTAAGTGCCGGACATTATGGTTGTACAGTGGACACATACAGGTTCTATCATCTCAGTCCAGCTGTAACTGACAGTGTCAATATCATCCAAATTGTctatattccctccctctcatGAGTCCACTTGAGGGGCCTACATCTCTGTGGGTAGTCCACAGGGACAaagatttgtgtttatttttatttctggttaCACTCATAGGATGTTGTTATGTGTGACTCTTGAACATCCGTCATTTGGTTTCTAGACAAGAAGATAATGCTGTGCTCACTGGAGCATCCTCGTCCCCTGGGGGAATGGGCagcagggagggaagagaaggaacatgggcagctttatttgttttactctaaAGATAGCAGGCAGGAATGTCCTTGCTCACGCTCAGATGGTAGGAACACCTATTTGAAAGGCAATTAGAATCTGATTCTAAACACTCATCCATTGGATGGACCAGAAACAGGCTCCCTGTCATGGCTGCAAGCTCCTGCCTGTGCAAACCAAACTGCAGTCAGGGGGGCCCGTGTGGTCTGGACAAATGGAAAAACGCCTCTGCTCTTAGGCCGTCATGGTTACTGCTGCTCCATAGGGTCCAAGATGACCTAGACTTTTCATCCTTGGGAAGGTCTTGGTTTGGAGAGTATGTGATTTTTGCTGAGCAAGGATCTCCCTGTGCTGGTCTCCCCTCACCAGACACTTCCATCTGCCATCCCTCCAGGGTCTTGACTGTTGTGCTGAGCTGCCTGGGAGCTGAGCCTGAGTTCCAGCTCTTGGTTGGTGCCGCCCTACACACAGCACTGTGCTTCTCTGAGGCATGTGTCAATACTCTAGGATACAGTTACCCTATAGGCAGGCCCTTTCTCCTCTGGTTGTGCACAAATCACATAGCAACGCAATCTCCTAGTGACCTGGGGCACGTTTACAAAGGAAGAGCGGTGATGACATGCTGAAAAAATCCCAAGATTTACTAGGGACCCAGCTCCTTGATTGAAAAtcacacaaaaggaaaacaaagaaacaaaaacgtactgtttaaaaaaatgagcctAGCCACATACATAGTCAGCTCAAGTATAATTGAGCTGAATTACCTCATTTACTTTGAGGAAATGGTTCTGTGGTTTGAAAGTGTTAAAGAATATTTGTTGCAGACTCTCGTCCTCCTTTGAGAGATGAGGGAGACAGAGTCCCAGGAGGGACAGTGAGTGCCTGGAGGCCCCACAGAGTTAGGACGGAGCTTGGGCTCAGCCAGGCCCCCTGAGAGTCAGGCCAGCAAGAGGACTTCCATGTTTTCTAACCCTGCCCACTGATGACTTCCTGCCATCCCTGGACAAGACAGGAGCCTCTGCTCAGATACCTCCCTCCACACACAGTGAGCCTCTGGGCTCCCACTGTAGCCATTCTCTGGCAAGTACTCAGACAGCTTCTTGGTGAGCTGGTCTGTCTGCTCATGGGCACAATCAGATGAAGGTGGGTAAGCACCTAAAACATGCTGATTTCTTCAAATCTTCTCCATAGAGTTATCCTCTAGCTCCCACCTTTAAGGAAACAAATCTTGCCTTGCTTAAATATctctttaatgaaataaaacatgacaTACAGTAAAACATCTCTGAAGATACCGCTAAGGAAATTTCTCTACTCACCAAGGCCTCTCCCATCACTTTTCCTTCTGTCCAGACTCGCAAGAAGAG encodes:
- the LOC102410930 gene encoding granzyme B isoform X1, which encodes MKPLLLLVAFLLTPRAKAGEIIGGHEAKPHSRPYMAYLQYWNQDVRRRCGGFLVRQDFVLTAAHCHGSSINVTLGAHNIKQQERTQQVILVRTAISHPDYNPKTFSNDIMLLKLEREAKQTSAVKPLSLPRAKARVKPGQTCSVAGWGRDSTGTYADTLQEVKLTVQEDGKCEAYLHDYYNRAIQLCVGDPKTKKASFQGDSGGPLVCDNVAQGIVSYGKSDGSTPRAFTKVSSFLPWIKKTMKSL
- the LOC102410930 gene encoding granzyme B isoform X2 gives rise to the protein MAYLQYWNQDVRRRCGGFLVRQDFVLTAAHCHGSSINVTLGAHNIKQQERTQQVILVRTAISHPDYNPKTFSNDIMLLKLEREAKQTSAVKPLSLPRAKARVKPGQTCSVAGWGRDSTGTYADTLQEVKLTVQEDGKCEAYLHDYYNRAIQLCVGDPKTKKASFQGDSGGPLVCDNVAQGIVSYGKSDGSTPRAFTKVSSFLPWIKKTMKSL